Within Flagellimonas maritima, the genomic segment ATTCAAGAATTTTCAAATGGAGCCATAAAAGAATCAAGCGGATATATTTCCGGGAATTTCGATGTGTCGGGAACCACCAAAAATCCTGAGTACGAAGGGGAACTAAAATTTAACCAATCTAGGTTTAAAGTCTCAAAATTCAATTCCCTTTTTAAAATATCCAATGAATCCATTTCACTGGACAATAAAGGCATTTATCTAAAATCTTTTGAAATTGCTGATGCCAACAATAATACCTTCAGCATGGACGGAAAGATAAACACAGAGGAAATTATCAATCCAACATTCGATCTTAAATTAGTTGCCGAACAATTCATGTTATTGAATTCTACCAAAGAGGACAATGAACTATTTTATGGAATAGCCAGTTTTGATGCCGATGTAACTGTAAAAGGAGATATACAATTACCAAAGGTAGAAGGGAGATTGCGAATCCGTAAAATTACCGATATAACTTATGTTGTTCCAGAATCACAATTGGATGTTGAAGAGAGGGATGGTGTTGTGATTTTTGTGAATCGAGAGAATCCAGATGCGATTCTAACACGCAATGACCAAGAAGAAAACGTTCCTGAGCTCTTTGAAGGAACCGATTTAGAGGCAATTTTAGAAATAGCCGATGATGCGGTCTTTAAAATTATTATTGATGAAAAGACAGGGGATAATTTACAGGTGTCCGGTGATGCAGAATTAAACCTGAATATAGATCCCAATGGAAGAATCAACCTTTCCGGACGTTACGAACTTAAGGACGGTCATTATGAAACCAGCCTTTACAACCTTGTAAATAGAAGGTTTGAAATCAATCCAGGCAGTACCGTTACATGGCAAGGCGAACCCACAAACGCAAAACTTGACGTTACTGCGATCTACTCTGTTGAAACCTCTGCATCACCTTTAATGACATCCGTTACCTCTGGACAAGATCCCAGCGTAGTAGGAAAGTTTAGGCAAGTATTGCCATTTTTCGTCTATTTAAATGTAGAGGGAGAACTTTTACAACCTAAATTGTCTTTTAGATTGGATATGCCAGAAGATTCCCAAGGAGCTATTGGAGGAGCTGTTTATGGGAAGGTACAGCAATTGAATTCCCAAGAATCAGAACTTAATAAACAGGTTTTCTCACTATTGGCCTTAAACCGTTTTTTTCCAAATTCAGGCAGTGATGGGAGTAGTGGTGGTACCGCAGCAATTGCCAGAAACAATGTAAACAAAGTATTATCTGGAGAACTTAATGCCTTCTCTGATAAGATTTTTGGCAAGAGCGGATTTGAACTTGACTTTGATCTTGACAGTTTTACCGACTATCAAGGTGAAACTCCACAAGATAGAACCCAACTGAACATAAATGCCAAAAAAAGATTGTTCAATGATAGATTGATTGTTACCGCGGGTAGCGCTGTTGATGTTGAAGGGAGTGCCCAAGCCGGACAATCGGAAACACCAATTATCGGGAATGTGAGCTTGGAATACCTTTTGACTAAAAACGGAATTTATCGTTTGCGGGGATTCCGAAAGAACGAATACCAAAATATTATTGACGGACAACTTTTTATAACAGGAATTGCACTCATATTTAATAAAGAATTCAATAGGTTTAGTGAACTTTTCAACCCTTTGAAGAACTCCCGGGAAAAAAGTGCGGATAAGAAGGATGATAAAAAAGAAAAGGAATAATGTAGCTATGTTGAAAAAAAGTCAAACATACTTTCTATTTGCCTTAGTTATGTCAATCGGGATTTATTCTTGTAGTGTACAAAAACTTATTCCCGAGTCCGAAGTTCTGTATACTGGTGCCGATTTAAAAACAGTTTCGGATACCAACATCAGAAATATAAAAAAGGTCAACGAAGAATTAAGCTTGATACTAAGGCCAAAACCGAATACAAAATTTTTGGGAATGCGATTGGGGCTATACTATCATTATAAAGCCCAAAAGGAAAATCCAGGCTTTATCAACAAATGGATGAATAAAAAATTTGGGGAAGAGCCAGTATATCTTTCAGACGTGGACCCTTTGCGGGTAGAAACGTTAATGCGCAACCGTTTGGACAATCGTGGTTTCTTTTACAGCAAAGTAACTTCAGAAATTGATAGTACCAGCAAATATGCAAGTATCGATTACACTGCATCTTTAGCAAGGCCCTATCTACTCGAAAAATTTAAGCTAGATTCAGATTCTTTGCCCATCTATGACGACATTAAAACTACACTATCAAACACAGAAATAAAAGAAGGCAACAGATTTGATCTTGAATTGATGAAATTTGAACGTGAGCGCATAGATGAACAGCTCAAACGTAAAGGATATTATAATTTCAATTCAGACTTTTTAATTTTTGAGGCAGATACGAATCAATACGACAATAAAAGATTTGATTTGTTTCTACGGCTAAAAAAGGATACTCCCAAAAAAGCCATTGTTCCCTATGTGATAGATTCCATAACCGTCTTCCCTAAATACTCCATAGAAAGCGATACGATACGCCCAAAAGCTACGTCGGTCAACGGAATCAATTTTGTTCAAGACGATGAATTTTTCAAACCAGAACGTTTGGAACCCTATATATTATTTGAGAAAGGCCAAAAATATAATCCTGAGACCGCGCGACTGACCAGTAACCGATTGTCTTCTATTGGTAGCTATAAATATGTGAACATTAGATTTACTGAGCGTGATTCCATTACAGCAGATAGCATTTCTAGACTTAGCGCAGATATTTATTTATCACCGCTAACAAAACGGTCAATACGTACCGAGTTGCAGGCCGTTACCAAATCCAATGGTTTTACAGGACCTGGAATAGCCGTTACCTATAGCAATAGAAACCTTTTTCGTGGTGGAGAAACATTGAGTATTACAGGAAGTTTTGCTTATGAGACACAAATATCGGGTGGTGATAATAGAGGCTTGAGCAGTATTGCGGGCGGTCTTAGCACCCGTTTGACCATACCTAGATTGGTCCCCTTTTCACCAAGCAGATTTAAATATGCAGTACCAAAGACAAATATAGGTTTGGGTGCAGAAATACTGAACCGTAGTCAACTGTATACATTAACATCCTTTAATACCTCTTTTGGCTATACTTGGAACGCAAACAGATTTGTTTACCACGAATTGAATCCTATCAGTATAAGCTATGTCAACCTTTTTGATACCACTGAAGAATTTGAAGAGATATTGGATGAAAATCCTGCACTCCGGAATAGCTTTGAGCAACAGTTCATTGCAGGTCTTAATTACACATTCACATATAATGAACTTGTAGATGAGAATAAAGATTTGCCTATTTTTCTATCCACAAGTTTTGACATAGCTGGCAACGCGCTTAACCTGTTGAGCGGCGGTCAGGAAGAAATTTTTGGATTGGAGTATGCCCAGTACGTTAAAGCAGATATTGATTTTCGGTACTATTTTAAATTTGGAAGGGAACAGGCATTGGTCACAAGACTTTATGCAGGAATAGGTGTTCCCTACGGAAACTCGAACACTTTGCCTTTTGTGAAGCAATTTTTCGCTGGCGGGCCGTATAGCGTACGAGCCTTTAGAATACGTTCTTTGGGACCCGGTAGGTTCACATCGGAAAATGATGGTACTACATCATTTTTTGATCAATCAGGAAATCTTCGTCTAGAAGGAAATTTGGAATACCGATTCCCGATTTTTTCATATTTAAAAGGCGCTCTTTTTGCTGATGCGGGAAATGTTTGGTTGACATATGATCCAGAAGTATCCGAAGATGAATCCGAAGAGGGCATCGCATTCAATGAAAGGTTGCGTACAGAAGGTAAATTTGGAAAGGATTGGGCCAAAGAATTGGGAATCGGTGTAGGTTTTGGACTAAGAGTGGATATTCAAAGTTTTGTTATCCGACTGGATTTAGCATCACCACTTCAAACACCTTTTTTACCCGAAGGGCAGCGCACAAGAATTCCATTCTTTGACGGGGGGAGCAACAATCTTGTTCTTAATTTTGCTATTGGATACCCTTTTTAATCCTTTTTCACACTTAGGATCAGTACCGGTATCGGTACAAAGAACTCTGATTTAAGTACGGTATTCTTCTCCCATAACTTTTTAAAGAAACCTCGTTTTCTTCTGAATACACAAAGTAAATCGGGGTTTTGGGACTGAAAATGTTCCAGTACACCTAAATATGTATTGGCATGTGAGGTCATGGTCAAATTTTGGCTTAGGTCAAGAAGCGCGGTATTGACCTGTAGGTCTTCCTCAGAATAACCAGGTCGTTTGACCAAGAGTAGATTTATACTAGCTCTAAATTTATCCTTGATTGCTATTAGTGGATTCAGGGTTCTACTCCTCTTGACAATTCCAGAACCAAAAGCAGTCATTATTTTCTTTATAGGCTTAAATTCCGTTCCCTTGGGAACGATTAAGGTAGGAATATTGGTTTGTTTTACTATTCTACCTGTGGTATTGCCCAAATAAAGCTCCTCCTCTATTGCATTGCTTCTTGGAGCTATAATAATCAGATCTATGCCCTCCGCCTTATTGATTTCTTTAAGGCCGTCTATGATATCACCATTATAGGTGGCTATTTTCAACTCTACGTTATTAGTGTTGACTTTATCTATAACCTCCCTTAACTGTTCTTTACTGCTCTTGGCCACCTTTTCTTTAACGTTCGCCAAACTCCCCGTTCCAGATGTAACAGTAAATACATCCATCACAAAAACCTTCGCTCCAAAGTTTGAGGCAAAGTTTATTGCATATTGAAGCGTATCCGATGAATTGGGGGAGGTTCCTATAGGTACCAGTATATTATTCATTGTATGGTGGTTATGATTATAGCTTAAATTTACGATTTAATTAAAACGAATCCATGATAAGACATGCAAAGATATCTGAAATTAAGGATATATTGAATCTAGCAAAGGTATGTGCCGAAAAAATGATAGCCAATGGAATTTATCAATGGAACGAACATTATCCCACCAAAAGCATATTTCTAAATGATATTGAAAGAAACGAACTCTACGTAAAAGAATACGATAAGAGAATAATAGGTACCATTGTTGTTTCTACATATATGGATAAAGAATATGTCCCTGTACAATGGTTGACCCCAAATGGTAAAAGTACTTACATTCACCGTTTAAGTGTCCATCCAAGTTTTCAAGGTCAAGGATTTGCCCAAGAAATGATGAGCTTTGCAGAAGAATATTCCAATCGTAAAAATTTTAAATCCGTTCGTTTGGATACATTTTCACAAAATAAAAGAAACCAGCAATTTTATGAAAAGAGAGGCTACGTAAGATTGGGGGATATTTTCTTTCCAAAACAAAGTACCCATCCTTTTCACTGTTATGAATTAGTGCTGTAACTTGCGGCAATCTTGAAAACAGCAGTCAATTTTAGAACCATAAACCAACTGGCAATTCCTGCAACTATTTCTGGAATCGCCGAACCCATACTTTCCATTACCGATACCGCAATTGTAGGGAATATCCCTGTTGATGGACTGGAATCACTGGCTGCGGCAGGAATCGTAGGTTCTTTCTTGTCCATGCTCATTTGGGTACTGGGACAGACACGAAGCGCCATTTCAGCCATAATATCTCAATATCTTGGTGCAGGAAAACTGGACCAAGTCAGGGATTTGCCGGCCCAGGCCATATTTTTAAATATTCTTTTGAGCATTGTACTGCTTCTATCTACAATTTTTGTTGTGGAAGAGATTTTTAGTTTATTTGAGGCAACGGGCAAAATATTGGAATACTGTGTTTCATATTACTCCATACGTGTTTGGGGATTTCCACTCACATTGTTCACCTTTGCGGTCTTCGGAATATTTAGAGGTCTCCAGAACACTTACTATCCAATGATAATTGCCCTGATCGGAGCGGTGCTGAATATTATTTTGGATTTTATTTTTGTTTACGGTATAGAAGATATTGTTCCGGCAATGTATTTGGAAGGAGCCGCGTGGGCCAGTTTAATTTCCCAAGCTGTTATGGCCGTTTTGGTGTTCATCCTACTGATAAAAAAAACCAAGATAAGCTTACGGTTGATTTTTCCGTTCAATAAAGAGATAAAACGCCTTATTATAATGAGTTTGAATCTGTTTGTTAGGGCTTTGGCACTGAACACGGCACTTATTTTAGCTGTTCGTGAAGCAACGGCACTTGGTGACAAATACATTGGCGCACATACCATTGCCATAAACCTTTGGCTGTTCGCAGCATTTTTTATAGATGGTTATGGTGCTGCAGGTAACAGTATGGGCGGAAAATTGTTAGGTGCTAAAAACTATAAAGGTCTCTGGAAACTTGCCAAAAAGATCATTACCTATGGTTTATTGATAAGTCTGCTCTTAATGTTGGCAGGATTTATTTTTTATAGACCTATCGGGCATATTTTTTCAAACGAACCGATTGTGCTCGAAACATTTTATGGTATCTTTTTTATAGTGATTCTGGGACTGCCCATGAATACCCTGGCCTTTGTTTTTGATGGACTCTTTAAAGGCTTGGGTGAAATGAAATACCTCAGAAACGTATTGCTTTCTGCCACATTTCTTGGATTTGTTCCTGCCCTTTACTTGGGTAAATATTTGGGATGGGGCTTCTACGCCATTTGGATAGCTTTTGTAGTTTGGATGGCCATTCGCGGATTTTCATTGGTGTGGAAGTTTAGAAAGAAGTTTAAGCCGTTATTGGGAAATATGTAATTTTGGATGAATGTTCAGAGTTCAGGGTTCAGAGTTCAGAAATGTACGAATCCAATTAACAAAACCAACAACGAACAACCAACATCTGTCATCTGTCATCTGTCATCTGTCATCTGTCATCTGTCATCAATTAACCAATAATAAAAATAAGTATGTCAACGACCCGACCCAACGGAAGCCTCTATACAAAAATTGAAAATCGAATAGCCACTGTTGAGTTTGGGCATCCTGCCAGTAATTCCTTTGTTTCTGAACTACTGGAGCGACTGTCGAACGAATTCAGAAAACTTTCGGACCACAAGGATGTATCCGTTATCGTTTTGAAGTCCGAGGGGGACCGAGCATTTTGTGCAGGAGCATCATTTGATGAATTGGTAGCCATTTCAAATCTAGAAGAAGGAAAGGCATTCTTTAGTGGTTTCGCCAATGTAATCAATGCCATGCGAGCGTGTCGCAAACCTATTGTTGGTCGTATACAGGGGAAAACAGTAGGCGGTGGCGTGGGCCTGGCCGCTACCTGCGATTATGTATTCGCCACAGAAGCGGCATCTATTAAGCTTTCTGAAATTTCCATAGGAATTGCGCCATTGGTCATCGCTCCCGCAGTAGAACGAAAGCTGGGCAAATCTGGCTTGGCAGAACTTTCATTATATCCAACTGAATGGAAAAATGCATATTGGGCCAAAGAAAAAGGATTGTTTTCCAAAGTCTATGATTCTATTGCAGAAATGGACAAAGAGTTGGATTTCCATACACAAAAACTGGCTTCCTATAATCCAGAAGCTTTGGTGAAAATGAAGCAGATTCTCTGGGAAGGCACAGAACATTGGGACGATTTGCTACTTGAAAGAGCGGAAGCTTCGGGAAAATTGGCACTCTCCCCAAATACTAAAAAAGCATTGGCGAAGTTTAAGAAATAGTATGGATATTCTTTCTTTCTTAAATAGTGATGTTATATTGCCATTGGTCGCGTTCACGGCAATCGTTATTTATTTGGTGACTCGATTTCGAAATAGAAAAAAATTTAAAAGATAGCCGAATATGGCCACAAACAAATATAGCATGTGGTTAATAATATACAGTATGTTTTTTGGTTTAGGGTTGGTGTTGCTCTATTTTTCGATACAGCAATATCAAAAAACCCAAAATTTAATATTGGATGGGATAAAGACCACCGCCATAGTTTCAGATGTGTTGACAAAACATGGCAGTGATGGTAATACGTATACCCCAATCTTTGAATTCAAGGACAGAAAAAATAAGTTAATGTTCTACAAAAGTCCAATAAGCTCCAATCCACCAGCGTACAAACGCGGTGAAAAGGTAAAGATCATTTATGACAAAACTGATAGTTCAACTGTTAAGACCATCTCATTTTGGGGACTTTACAGAACAAGTGTTATTTTGTTAATGGTAGCTGCGCCACTATTGATCATTGGTTCTTGCTATTTGTTGTACACCCTAAGGTAGGTTCATCACACAAATGCGTAACGGTTAATGATTATCTTTAAACACTCATGAAAAACATCATTTTACCAAAAGACAAAAAAATTTATTTTGCAAGTGACAATCATTTGGGTGCGCCCACTTCAAAAGAAAGCCTACCTCGTGAAAAGAAATTTGTGGCTTGGTTGGATTCCATTAAGCACGATGCTGCCGTAATCTTTTTAATGGGGGATTTGTTCGATTTTTGGTTTGAATACAAAACCGTTGTTCCCAAAGGATTTACCCGAACATTGGGGAAGCTGGCCGAACTCACGGATTCTGGTATTGAAATCAATTATTTTGTTGGGAATCATGATTTGTGGATGGATGGTTATTTTGAAGAGGAACTGAATATACCCGTTTACCATAAACCACAACAGTATCTAATTAATAATACTTCTTTTTTTGTTGGTCATGGTGATGGTTTGGGACCTTACGACAAGGGCTTTAAATGTATGAAAAAAGTGTTTACCAATCCTGTTGCCAAGTGGTTTTTTAGATGGTTGCATCCTGATTTGGGAGTTCGTTTGGCACAACATCTATCTGTAAACAACCGAATCATCTCAGGTGAGGCAGATGCTACTTTTCTTGGTGAAGACAAAGAATGGTTGATTCTATATTCCAAACGAAAACTGGAAAGCCAACATTATGATCACTTTATTTTCGGGCACCGCCACCTTCCCCTGGAAATTCAACTCAATGAAAAATCAAAGTATACCAATCTTGGCGATTGGATTTCCTATTTTACCTACGCTGTTTTTGATGGGGAAAAATTATCGCTTGAAAAATTGGAAGACTAGTCTTTCTCATGTTCTTCAACATCCTTGGATAAATCCAACCTTCTAAATGTTGGGGAAACCAATGCTGTGGTGGTCACGGTCAAAAGGGTCATGCAACCTCCAAAAACTACTGCCGATACTGTTCCCAGAAGTTTTGCGGCCAATCCGCTTTCAAAAGCGCCCAGTTCATTTGATGAACCTACAAAAATGGAGTTTACAGAGGCTACCCTGCCGCGCATATGGTCTGGCGTTTTTAATTGTAGAATGGTTTGGCGAATAATCATGGAAACCCCGTCTACGGCACCACTTAAAAATAAAGCCACAACGGAAAGCCAGAAGGATGTGGATATCCCAAAGACGATAATACAAACACCGAAAGCGAAGACGGCCAAAAGCAGTTTCTTTCCTGCGTATTTGTGTAATGGAAATCGGGTTGAGCCCAACATGGTAATGGATGCGCCTACTGCAGGTGCGGCCCTCAAGATACCGAAACCTTCAGAACCTACATGGAGAATATCCTGTGCATAAATGGGCAAAAGCGCCACGGCACCTCCAAAGAGAACCGCAATCATATCCAAGGTCAAAGCGCCAAAAATAGCTTTACTATTAAAGACGAATTTTAATCCGTCCTTCAAACTCTGAAAAACAGGCTCTCCAATTTTTGGATTTAGAATCGGTTTTCGGGAAATCTTGAAGAGCAGCAACAAGGCCATTAAAGAAAAGGCAAAAATTACACACATGGACCAGTGAACACCAATCCAGCTAATGCTAAATCCCGCCAAAGCTGGACCCAAGACAGATGCCATTTGCCAAGTAGAACTACTCCAAGTAGCAGCATTGGGATAAATTTTCTTTGGAACAATAAGTGCTATCAACGAAAAAATGGTAGGCCCTAAAAACGCCCTTACCAATCCTCCCAGAAAAACCAAGAAATAAATAGCGTACAGAATATTTGTTGGAGAGAAGCTTGTTTCCAAAGATGGATCGCTCAAAAAAAAGAGCCCTAAGCTAATGACCGAAAATCCAAGAATACACTTTATCAGTAGGTTTCGTTTTTCTTTCTGATCTACGATATGGCCCGCAAAGAGTGCCATCCCTACTGCAGGAATCACTTCCATTAATCCTATGATACCCAAGGACAGTGGATCTTTGGTCAAGGAATACACCTGCCACTCAATGACAATAAATTGCATGGACCACGCAAACACCATGGCAAAACGCACACCTAAAAAAATATTGAATTCCTTGTAACGTAATGCTGCGTAGGGGTCCATACTTACTTTACCGAATATCTCTAAGTTTTAGCTGAATACTGGTCTTTCCGTTCCACTCATTTTCATCCAAGGAAAAAACAGCATCGAACGAGTTTTTGTTTTTGATCCTATCCAGCCTGTCGCCTAAGTTAAAGCCAATTGCTCCAAAAGCAGGTGCCCCTTTTTGAAAAACCGATAATTTTATATGCTTTTCGTCTTCACCTACCCCTTTTCCATATCCCGTATCCTGAAGCTTTTCCGCCATAAAAACAGGAGTCATATTTCCTGGGCCAAAAGGAGCAAATTGGTTTATAATACGCAATAATTTATCATCAATTTGATGCAATTCAATTTTGGCATCGATTGCCAGGTCAGGTTCCAATAAGCTGGGGTCTATACTTTCGGAAACTACTTTTTCAAATTGTGCTTTAAATGTTTCGTATTGGTTTTCGAGAAGTGTCAGTCCCGCAGCGTATTTGTGCCCTCCAAATTGTTCCAAACAATTGGAACAGCCCTCCAAGGCATTGTATACATCAAAACCTTTTACGGAACGCGCCGAAGCAGCCAGCTTTTCTCCACTTTTTGTAAAGACCAAAGTGGGCCTATAGTACGTTTCCGTAAGTCGGGAAGCTACAATGCCTATAACGCCTTTATGCCAATTTTCATCATAGACTACAGATGTAAATCGGTTTTCCTCTTCGTTTTCTTGGATTTGCACTAAGGCCTCCTCTGTAATTTGTTGATCAAGATTCCTTCTATCCAAATTGAACTGCTCAATGGCAGCCGCAAATTTTTCAGCACTGTTAAAATCAGTTTCCACCAATAAGTTCACGGCATGTTGGCCATGCTCCATTCTTCCTGCTGCATTTATTCTTGGTGCTATAATAAAAACAACATCCGTAATGGTAAGCGATTTTTTCTTTATTTGATTAATGATTGCCTTAAACCCAATCCTTGGATTAGAATTGATCACGTGCAGTCCATAGTAGGCCAGAACCCGATTTTCCCCTGTTATCGGCACAATATCCGCTCCAATTGCGGTTGCCACTAAATCCAAATATGGAATAAGTTCATCAATATCTCCCCCATGTTTTAAAGTGAGCGCTTGTATCAATTTAAACCCTACGCCACAGCCACAGATTTCTTTATAGGGATACTGGCAATCTTCTCGTTTAGGGTCGAGAATTGCGACCGCATCAGGAAGCATTTTCCCTGGCCTATGGTGGTCACAGATAATAAAATCGATTCCATTTTCTTTTGCATATGCAACTTGTTCAATAGCTTTTACACCACAGTCCAAAGCAATAATCAACGTAAAATCATTGTCCGAGGCAAAATTGATTCCTTGTATCGATACCCCGTACCCTTCTGTA encodes:
- a CDS encoding MFS transporter produces the protein MDPYAALRYKEFNIFLGVRFAMVFAWSMQFIVIEWQVYSLTKDPLSLGIIGLMEVIPAVGMALFAGHIVDQKEKRNLLIKCILGFSVISLGLFFLSDPSLETSFSPTNILYAIYFLVFLGGLVRAFLGPTIFSLIALIVPKKIYPNAATWSSSTWQMASVLGPALAGFSISWIGVHWSMCVIFAFSLMALLLLFKISRKPILNPKIGEPVFQSLKDGLKFVFNSKAIFGALTLDMIAVLFGGAVALLPIYAQDILHVGSEGFGILRAAPAVGASITMLGSTRFPLHKYAGKKLLLAVFAFGVCIIVFGISTSFWLSVVALFLSGAVDGVSMIIRQTILQLKTPDHMRGRVASVNSIFVGSSNELGAFESGLAAKLLGTVSAVVFGGCMTLLTVTTTALVSPTFRRLDLSKDVEEHEKD
- a CDS encoding BamA/TamA family outer membrane protein, translating into MSIGIYSCSVQKLIPESEVLYTGADLKTVSDTNIRNIKKVNEELSLILRPKPNTKFLGMRLGLYYHYKAQKENPGFINKWMNKKFGEEPVYLSDVDPLRVETLMRNRLDNRGFFYSKVTSEIDSTSKYASIDYTASLARPYLLEKFKLDSDSLPIYDDIKTTLSNTEIKEGNRFDLELMKFERERIDEQLKRKGYYNFNSDFLIFEADTNQYDNKRFDLFLRLKKDTPKKAIVPYVIDSITVFPKYSIESDTIRPKATSVNGINFVQDDEFFKPERLEPYILFEKGQKYNPETARLTSNRLSSIGSYKYVNIRFTERDSITADSISRLSADIYLSPLTKRSIRTELQAVTKSNGFTGPGIAVTYSNRNLFRGGETLSITGSFAYETQISGGDNRGLSSIAGGLSTRLTIPRLVPFSPSRFKYAVPKTNIGLGAEILNRSQLYTLTSFNTSFGYTWNANRFVYHELNPISISYVNLFDTTEEFEEILDENPALRNSFEQQFIAGLNYTFTYNELVDENKDLPIFLSTSFDIAGNALNLLSGGQEEIFGLEYAQYVKADIDFRYYFKFGREQALVTRLYAGIGVPYGNSNTLPFVKQFFAGGPYSVRAFRIRSLGPGRFTSENDGTTSFFDQSGNLRLEGNLEYRFPIFSYLKGALFADAGNVWLTYDPEVSEDESEEGIAFNERLRTEGKFGKDWAKELGIGVGFGLRVDIQSFVIRLDLASPLQTPFLPEGQRTRIPFFDGGSNNLVLNFAIGYPF
- a CDS encoding UDP-2,3-diacylglucosamine diphosphatase — encoded protein: MKNIILPKDKKIYFASDNHLGAPTSKESLPREKKFVAWLDSIKHDAAVIFLMGDLFDFWFEYKTVVPKGFTRTLGKLAELTDSGIEINYFVGNHDLWMDGYFEEELNIPVYHKPQQYLINNTSFFVGHGDGLGPYDKGFKCMKKVFTNPVAKWFFRWLHPDLGVRLAQHLSVNNRIISGEADATFLGEDKEWLILYSKRKLESQHYDHFIFGHRHLPLEIQLNEKSKYTNLGDWISYFTYAVFDGEKLSLEKLED
- the recJ gene encoding single-stranded-DNA-specific exonuclease RecJ; protein product: MRWTIKPKPAQKNIDQLSKDLKVDGLVAQLLLQRGITTYDEAKSFFRPQLSHLHDPFLMKDMDKAVARIESAMANNENILVYGDYDVDGTTSVALLSSYLLEQYPNVATYIPDRYTEGYGVSIQGINFASDNDFTLIIALDCGVKAIEQVAYAKENGIDFIICDHHRPGKMLPDAVAILDPKREDCQYPYKEICGCGVGFKLIQALTLKHGGDIDELIPYLDLVATAIGADIVPITGENRVLAYYGLHVINSNPRIGFKAIINQIKKKSLTITDVVFIIAPRINAAGRMEHGQHAVNLLVETDFNSAEKFAAAIEQFNLDRRNLDQQITEEALVQIQENEEENRFTSVVYDENWHKGVIGIVASRLTETYYRPTLVFTKSGEKLAASARSVKGFDVYNALEGCSNCLEQFGGHKYAAGLTLLENQYETFKAQFEKVVSESIDPSLLEPDLAIDAKIELHQIDDKLLRIINQFAPFGPGNMTPVFMAEKLQDTGYGKGVGEDEKHIKLSVFQKGAPAFGAIGFNLGDRLDRIKNKNSFDAVFSLDENEWNGKTSIQLKLRDIR
- a CDS encoding DUF3592 domain-containing protein, with the translated sequence MATNKYSMWLIIYSMFFGLGLVLLYFSIQQYQKTQNLILDGIKTTAIVSDVLTKHGSDGNTYTPIFEFKDRKNKLMFYKSPISSNPPAYKRGEKVKIIYDKTDSSTVKTISFWGLYRTSVILLMVAAPLLIIGSCYLLYTLR
- a CDS encoding MATE family efflux transporter encodes the protein MKTAVNFRTINQLAIPATISGIAEPILSITDTAIVGNIPVDGLESLAAAGIVGSFLSMLIWVLGQTRSAISAIISQYLGAGKLDQVRDLPAQAIFLNILLSIVLLLSTIFVVEEIFSLFEATGKILEYCVSYYSIRVWGFPLTLFTFAVFGIFRGLQNTYYPMIIALIGAVLNIILDFIFVYGIEDIVPAMYLEGAAWASLISQAVMAVLVFILLIKKTKISLRLIFPFNKEIKRLIIMSLNLFVRALALNTALILAVREATALGDKYIGAHTIAINLWLFAAFFIDGYGAAGNSMGGKLLGAKNYKGLWKLAKKIITYGLLISLLLMLAGFIFYRPIGHIFSNEPIVLETFYGIFFIVILGLPMNTLAFVFDGLFKGLGEMKYLRNVLLSATFLGFVPALYLGKYLGWGFYAIWIAFVVWMAIRGFSLVWKFRKKFKPLLGNM
- a CDS encoding enoyl-CoA hydratase/isomerase family protein, which translates into the protein MSTTRPNGSLYTKIENRIATVEFGHPASNSFVSELLERLSNEFRKLSDHKDVSVIVLKSEGDRAFCAGASFDELVAISNLEEGKAFFSGFANVINAMRACRKPIVGRIQGKTVGGGVGLAATCDYVFATEAASIKLSEISIGIAPLVIAPAVERKLGKSGLAELSLYPTEWKNAYWAKEKGLFSKVYDSIAEMDKELDFHTQKLASYNPEALVKMKQILWEGTEHWDDLLLERAEASGKLALSPNTKKALAKFKK
- a CDS encoding GNAT family N-acetyltransferase, encoding MIRHAKISEIKDILNLAKVCAEKMIANGIYQWNEHYPTKSIFLNDIERNELYVKEYDKRIIGTIVVSTYMDKEYVPVQWLTPNGKSTYIHRLSVHPSFQGQGFAQEMMSFAEEYSNRKNFKSVRLDTFSQNKRNQQFYEKRGYVRLGDIFFPKQSTHPFHCYELVL
- a CDS encoding universal stress protein; its protein translation is MNNILVPIGTSPNSSDTLQYAINFASNFGAKVFVMDVFTVTSGTGSLANVKEKVAKSSKEQLREVIDKVNTNNVELKIATYNGDIIDGLKEINKAEGIDLIIIAPRSNAIEEELYLGNTTGRIVKQTNIPTLIVPKGTEFKPIKKIMTAFGSGIVKRSRTLNPLIAIKDKFRASINLLLVKRPGYSEEDLQVNTALLDLSQNLTMTSHANTYLGVLEHFQSQNPDLLCVFRRKRGFFKKLWEKNTVLKSEFFVPIPVLILSVKKD